In the Euphorbia lathyris chromosome 5, ddEupLath1.1, whole genome shotgun sequence genome, one interval contains:
- the LOC136229077 gene encoding ADP,ATP carrier protein 3, mitochondrial yields the protein MADGSRHPSVFQKISGQSSFISQLSPNLQARNYSIAGAYGNGLQNNLHPALEGNGFALSSSPSPVFVQAPAEKGAGAFMIDFLMGGVSAAVSKTAAAPIERVKLLIQNQDEMIKSGRLSEPYKGIGDCFARTMKDEGMIALWRGNTANVIRYFPTQALNFAFKDYFKRLFNFKKDRDGYWKWFAGNLASGGAAGASSLLFVYSLDYARTRLANDAKAAKKGGERQFNGMVDVYRKTIKSDGIAGLYRGFNISCVGIIVYRGLYFGMYDSLKPVVLTGDMQDSFLASFLLGWGITIGAGLASYPIDTVRRRMMMTSGEAVKYKSSLDAFNQIMKNEGTKSLFKGAGANILRAVAGAGVLAGYDKLQLIVFGKKYGSGGG from the exons ATGGCAGATGGATCAAGGCATCCATCAGTGTTCCAGAAGATAAGTGGGCAATCCTCTTTTATCTCTCAGCTTTCACCTAATTTGCAAGCAAGGAATTATAGCATTGCTGGTGCATATGGTAATGGTTTACAGAACAACTTGCATCCTGCACTTGAGGGAAATGGCTTTGCACTTTCATCATCCCCTTCGCCTGTATTTGTGCAAGCACCAGCTGAGAAAGGTGCTGGTGCCTTTATGATTGATTTCCTTATGGGAGGTGTTTCAGCAGCCGTCTCTAAGACTGCAGCTGCTCCAATTGAGCGTGTTAAACTCCTGATTCAAAATCAGGATGAAATGATCAAGTCTGGTCGGCTATCTGAGCCATACAAAGGAATCGGTGATTGCTTTGCCAGAACCATGAAAGATGAAGGCATGATTGCTCTTTGGAGAGGAAACACTGCTAATGTTATCAGATACTTCCCCACTCAG GCTCTGAACTTTGCATTCAAAGATTACTTCAAGAGGTTGTTTAACTTCAAGAAGGACAGAGATGGCTACTGGAAGTGGTTTGCTGGGAACTTGGCATCTGGAGGAGCTGCTGGTGCCTCGTCTCTTCTATTTGTTTACTCCTTAGATTATGCCCGTACACGTTTAGCTAATGATGCAAAGGCAGCTAAAAAGGGTGGTGAAAGGCAATTTAATGGTATGGTTGATGTTTATAGAAAAACCATTAAATCTGATGGTATTGCTGGACTTTACCGTGGCTTCAACATATCATGTGTTGGAATTATCGTGTATCGTGGGCTCTACTTTGGAATGTACGATTCTCTTAAGCCAGTCGTGTTGACCGGTGATATGCAG GATAGTTTCTTGGCTAGTTTCTTGCTGGGATGGGGAATCACAATAGGTGCTGGATTGGCCTCCTACCCAATTGATACTGTCCGAAGAAGAATGATGATGACATCAGGAGAAGCTGTGAAGTACAAGAGCTCGTTGGACGCCTTCAACCAGATCATGAAGAATGAAGGGACGAAATCCCTCTTCAAGGGAGCTGGTGCAAACATCCTTCGTGCTGTAGCAGGTGCTGGTGTGCTTGCTGGTTATGACAAACTTCAGCTGATTGTCTTCGGCAAGAAATATGGCTCCGGCGGCGGTTAA
- the LOC136228571 gene encoding leucine-rich repeat extensin-like protein 4, which yields MASFSPNPVFRLIRVLILLLFHLSYNIAADSASAHHRHRSHSLSLASNARLHRAYIALQAWKRVIYSDPRNFTSNWIGLNVCEYHGIYCTSAPHDPKVKVVAGIDLNFGDIAGFIPEEFGLLTDLALVHLNSNRFCGILPPTIANLTVLYELDISNNRFVGRFPSVVLSLPKLKFLDLRYNEFEGPTPPRLFEKQLDAIFINNNRFTSVLPAFKGRSSASVLVIANNKFGGALPPSISNFADSLEELVLINSSLTGCLPPEVGYLYKLRLLDVSNNNIVGPIPYSLAGLAHLETLNLADNMMTGNVHGGICVLPSLSNFTLSYNFFCEEDGICANLTSKGIVFDDRENCLPDKPHQRSKKECKPVIEHPVDWYEECYVHGGGHAPVPAVTPMFPPSMAPSTALLPPSMAPSTPVFPPSMAPSTA from the coding sequence ATGGCTTCATTTTCGCCTAATCCGGTTTTTCGCCTAATTCGGGTTTTAATCCTCTTGTTGTTTCATCTATCTTACAACATAGCAGCAGACTCCGCCTCCGCGCATCATCGCCACCGTTCTCATTCTCTTTCGTTGGCTTCAAACGCGAGGCTCCATCGAGCTTACATCGCCCTACAAGCGTGGAAACGAGTAATCTACTCCGATCCACGTAACTTCACGAGCAATTGGATCGGTCTCAATGTATGTGAGTACCATGGGATTTATTGTACAAGTGCTCCTCATGATCCGAAGGTTAAAGTTGTTGCGGGAATAGACCTTAATTTCGGGGACATTGCGGGCTTTATCCCCGAAGAATTCGGTCTTTTAACTGATCTTGCACTAGTTCATTTGAATAGCAACCGATTTTGTGGCATTCTTCCGCCTACTATAGCGAACCTTACCGTTCTCTATGAGCTTGATATAAGCAACAATAGGTTCGTCGGGCGTTTTCCTTCTGTCGTGCTATCCCTCCCGAAGCTCAAATTCCTCGACCTTCGTTACAACGAGTTCGAAGGACCGACACCTCCACGACTTTTCGAGAAGCAACTTGACGCGATATTTATCAATAACAACCGGTTTACTAGTGTGCTTCCGGCTTTTAAAGGTAGAAGTTCAGCTTCCGTGCTGGTTATAGCTAATAATAAGTTCGGGGGCGCCCTGCCCCCGAGCATATCAAACTTCGCGGATAGTTTGGAGGAGTTGGTACTAATTAACAGCAGTTTGACGGGGTGTTTGCCCCCGGAAGTCGGGTACCTCTACAAGCTACGGCTATTGGATGTTAGCAATAACAACATTGTTGGTCCTATCCCGTATAGCCTCGCGGGATTAGCTCATTTGGAGACGCTAAATTTAGCCGATAACATGATGACGGGAAACGTTCATGGTGGCATTTGTGTACTTCCAAGCCTGTCTAACTTCAccttatcttataattttttCTGCGAGGAAGACGGTATATGCGCGAACCTGACATCGAAAGGCATTGTCTTCGATGATCGAGAAAACTGTTTGCCAGATAAGCCACATCAGAGGAGCAAGAAAGAGTGTAAACCGGTGATTGAACATCCCGTGGACTGGTACGAGGAATGCTATGTTCACGGTGGAGGTCATGCCCCGGTGCCTGCAGTGACTCCTATGTTTCCGCCTTCTATGGCTCCGAGCACTGCCCTGTTGCCGCCTTCTATGGCTCCGAGCACTCCTGTATTTCCGCCTTCTATGGCTCCGAGCACTGCGTGA